A portion of the Streptococcus sp. Marseille-Q6470 genome contains these proteins:
- the leuS gene encoding leucine--tRNA ligase has translation MSFYNHKEIEPKWQKYWADHHTFKTGTDASKPKFYALDMFPYPSGAGLHVGHPEGYTATDILSRFKRAQGYNVLHPMGWDAFGLPAEQYAMDTGNDPAEFTAENIANFKRQINALGFSYDWDREVNTTDPNYYKWTQWIFTKLYEKGLAYEAEVPVNWVEELGTAIANEEVLPDGTSERGGYPVVRKPMRQWMLKITAYAERLLNDLDDLDWPESIKDMQRNWIGKSTGANVTFKVKGTDKEFTVFTTRPDTLFGATFTVLAPEHELVDAITSPEQAEAVAAYKHQASLKSDLARTDLAKEKTGVWTGAYAINPVNGKEIPIWIADYVLSSYGTGAVMAVPAHDQRDWEFAKQFGLPIVEVLEGGNVEEEAYTEDGLHINSDFLNGLNKEEAIAKIVAWLEEKGCGQEKVTYRLRDWLFSRQRYWGEPIPIIHWEDGTSTVVPENELPLVLPVTKDIRPSGTGESPLANLTDWLEVTREDGVKGRRETNTMPQWAGSSWYYLRYIDPHNTEKLADEDLLKQWLPVDIYVGGAEHAVLHLLYARFWHKFLYDLGVVPTKEPFQKLFNQGMILGTSYRDHRGALVATDKVEKRDGSFFHVETGEELEQAPAKMSKSLKNVVNPDDVVEQYGADTLRVYEMFMGPLDASIAWSEEGLEGSRKFLDRVYRLITSKEIVAENNGTLDKVYNETVKAVTEQIESMKFNTAIAQLMVFVNAANKEEKLYVDYAKGFIQLIAPFAPHLAEELWQTVAATGESISYVTWPTWDESKLVENEIEIVVQIKGKVRAKLMVAKDLSREELQEIALADEKVKAEIDGKEIVKVIAVPNKLVNIVVK, from the coding sequence ATGAGTTTTTACAATCATAAAGAAATCGAGCCTAAGTGGCAAAAGTACTGGGCTGACCATCACACTTTTAAGACAGGAACAGATGCTTCAAAACCTAAGTTTTATGCGCTTGACATGTTCCCTTACCCATCTGGAGCGGGTCTTCACGTAGGACACCCAGAAGGCTACACAGCGACGGATATCCTCAGCCGTTTCAAACGTGCCCAAGGTTACAATGTCCTTCACCCAATGGGATGGGATGCTTTTGGTTTGCCTGCTGAGCAATACGCTATGGATACAGGGAATGACCCAGCGGAATTCACAGCAGAAAACATTGCCAACTTCAAACGCCAAATCAATGCGCTTGGATTCTCTTACGACTGGGATCGTGAAGTCAACACAACAGATCCAAACTATTACAAGTGGACACAATGGATCTTCACCAAGCTTTACGAAAAAGGCTTGGCTTATGAAGCTGAAGTGCCAGTAAACTGGGTTGAAGAATTGGGAACAGCCATTGCCAACGAAGAAGTTCTTCCAGATGGAACCTCTGAGCGTGGTGGCTATCCAGTTGTCCGCAAACCAATGCGCCAATGGATGCTTAAAATTACTGCCTATGCAGAGCGCTTGCTCAATGACTTGGATGACCTGGACTGGCCAGAGTCTATCAAGGACATGCAACGCAACTGGATTGGTAAATCAACTGGTGCCAATGTCACTTTCAAAGTGAAAGGAACAGACAAGGAATTCACCGTCTTTACGACACGACCAGACACCCTTTTCGGTGCGACCTTCACTGTTTTGGCACCTGAGCATGAACTAGTAGATGCCATCACAAGTCCTGAACAAGCTGAGGCTGTTGCTGCCTACAAACACCAAGCTAGCCTCAAGTCAGACTTGGCTCGTACCGACCTTGCCAAGGAAAAAACTGGGGTTTGGACTGGAGCTTATGCTATCAACCCTGTTAACGGTAAAGAAATCCCAATTTGGATTGCGGACTACGTTTTGTCTAGCTATGGAACAGGTGCTGTTATGGCCGTGCCTGCCCACGACCAACGTGACTGGGAATTTGCCAAACAATTTGGCCTTCCAATCGTAGAAGTACTGGAAGGTGGAAACGTTGAAGAAGAAGCTTACACAGAAGATGGTCTTCACATCAACTCAGACTTCTTGAACGGACTAAACAAAGAAGAAGCCATTGCTAAAATTGTTGCTTGGTTGGAAGAAAAAGGCTGTGGTCAAGAGAAGGTTACCTACCGTCTTCGTGACTGGCTCTTTAGCCGTCAACGTTACTGGGGTGAACCAATCCCAATCATTCATTGGGAAGATGGGACTTCAACGGTTGTTCCTGAAAATGAATTGCCACTTGTCTTGCCTGTAACCAAGGATATCCGTCCTTCAGGTACTGGGGAGAGTCCACTAGCTAACTTGACTGACTGGCTTGAAGTGACTCGTGAAGATGGCGTGAAAGGTCGTCGCGAGACCAACACGATGCCACAATGGGCAGGTTCAAGCTGGTACTACCTTCGCTATATTGATCCACATAACACTGAGAAATTGGCCGATGAGGACCTCCTCAAACAATGGTTGCCAGTGGATATCTACGTGGGTGGTGCAGAACACGCCGTTCTTCACTTGCTTTACGCTCGCTTCTGGCATAAATTCCTCTATGATCTCGGTGTCGTTCCAACCAAAGAGCCATTCCAAAAACTCTTTAACCAAGGAATGATCTTGGGAACAAGTTACCGTGACCATCGTGGGGCTCTTGTGGCAACTGATAAGGTTGAAAAACGTGACGGTTCCTTCTTCCATGTGGAAACAGGAGAAGAATTGGAGCAAGCGCCAGCCAAGATGTCTAAATCCCTCAAGAACGTGGTTAACCCAGACGATGTGGTGGAACAATACGGTGCCGATACCCTTCGTGTCTATGAAATGTTCATGGGACCACTTGATGCTTCTATCGCTTGGTCAGAAGAAGGTCTGGAAGGAAGTCGTAAGTTCCTTGATCGTGTTTACCGTTTGATCACAAGTAAAGAAATCGTTGCAGAAAACAATGGCACTCTTGATAAGGTTTATAACGAAACCGTTAAAGCTGTCACAGAGCAAATTGAGTCTATGAAATTCAACACAGCCATTGCCCAACTCATGGTCTTTGTCAATGCGGCGAACAAGGAAGAAAAACTCTATGTGGACTATGCTAAAGGCTTTATCCAATTGATTGCCCCATTTGCCCCTCACTTGGCAGAAGAACTCTGGCAAACTGTTGCAGCAACTGGTGAGTCCATCTCTTACGTCACTTGGCCAACATGGGACGAAAGCAAATTGGTCGAAAACGAAATCGAAATCGTCGTCCAAATCAAAGGTAAAGTCCGTGCGAAACTCATGGTAGCCAAAGACCTGTCACGCGAAGAATTGCAAGAAATCGCTCTGGCTGACGAAAAAGTCAAAGCAGAAATTGACGGTAAGGAAATCGTGAAAGTGATCGCAGTACCAAATAAGCTTGTCAACATTGTTGTGAAATAA
- a CDS encoding YjdF family protein, with protein METISIGLTVYFEDGFWHGLFEQVYRETYQVCRVTFGQEPKDDEILEILQTQFTQLSFSPEATVKQHVKIKNPKRLQRAVKKQVKQKVSSKSKELLQLQYEERKKISKHQSSVQKQLLKQEKFERKQQKRREKHKGH; from the coding sequence GTGGAAACAATTTCAATTGGATTGACAGTTTATTTTGAAGATGGATTTTGGCATGGTTTGTTCGAACAAGTGTATCGAGAAACTTATCAAGTTTGTCGTGTGACATTTGGTCAGGAGCCAAAAGATGATGAAATTCTAGAGATCTTACAGACTCAGTTTACTCAATTATCTTTTAGTCCAGAAGCTACAGTTAAGCAGCATGTAAAAATCAAGAATCCTAAACGATTACAGCGAGCTGTGAAGAAACAAGTAAAGCAGAAAGTTTCTTCCAAGTCGAAAGAATTATTGCAGTTGCAGTATGAGGAAAGGAAAAAGATTTCAAAACATCAATCTAGTGTCCAAAAACAATTGCTCAAACAAGAGAAATTCGAACGCAAACAGCAAAAACGTAGAGAGAAGCACAAGGGGCATTAA